One Panicum virgatum strain AP13 chromosome 9K, P.virgatum_v5, whole genome shotgun sequence genomic region harbors:
- the LOC120648715 gene encoding uncharacterized protein LOC120648715, which produces MSMTLWGQRASNFDIEELCNINDGKPVPVLFVGCLMKTFRGQDYISGSAASKWYFNPDIPEVSAFSNRLSNERIHINHLPPPPPPNQPQQPQSMPQQEISYLADLQRIDPYDFPTNGCLCTVTIARLIADAPWWFPSCTRCGKACTVEGNTFRCYQCDCSNYKYKYKLSFIATDGTAEAEMICFGPVAQRIVGRSVDSMMRTVRHDEDFPPDIAGIVSHKFTFAINMTSQSFYTCIKKYMITSIITSYGRQ; this is translated from the exons ATGAGTATGACTTTATGGGGCCAACGAGCAAGTAATTTTGATATTGAAGAGCTTTGTAACATTAACGATGGCAAGCCAGTTCCAGTTCTCTTTGTCGGCTGCCTTATGAAAACCTTTCGAG GTCAGGACTACATTAGTGGCAGTGCAGCCAGTAAATGGTACTTCAATCCTGACATTCCAGAAGTCTCAGCGTTTTCGAACAG ACTTAGCAACGAAAGAATTCACATCAACCAtttaccaccaccaccacctccaaacCAGCCTCAACAGCCACAAAGCATGCCGCAACAAGAAATCAGCTACCTCGCTGATCTACAGAGGATAGACCCGTACGATTTCCCG ACAAATGGTTGCCTATGCACAGTTACCATTGCCAGGCTCATCGCAGATGCGCCCTGGTGGTTTCCATCATGCACTAGATGTGGTAAGGCGTGCACTGTAGAAGGGAACACTTTTAGATGCTATCAATGTGACTGCTCAAACTACAAGTACAA ATACAAGCTCTCTTTTATAGCGACTGATGGCACCGCAGAAGCAGAAATGATATGTTTTGGACCTGTTGCTCAGCGCATTGTTGGGAGAAGTGTTGATTCAATGATGAGAACTGTCAGGCATGATGAGGACTTCCCACCAGACATTGCAGGAATTGTCTCTCATAAGTTCACATTCGCGATCAATATGACGAGCCAGAGTTTCTACACGTGTATCAAGAAGTACATGATCACCTCAATAATCACTTCATATGGACGACAGTGA
- the LOC120651492 gene encoding G-type lectin S-receptor-like serine/threonine-protein kinase At1g34300, with protein sequence MAPLPLVLLCLVLPVAPLAAAQPMRSFSASDGPWRPTESNRTLVSPGGDFAAGFLPAASAGPGTSYRFAVWVVGASSADRTVIWYAHRSKNNSAYVADGASALAFDAAGRLSWSDAGKGTVWSPAPNSSANAAALLLNDTGSLVYGAAWSSFAEPTHTLMPGQAIQGGNGTTTLRSANGRYALVNSATLQLEVGGGHQYANVSSGSALLSLTDDGKLILSGGTPPQLIASDQGATKRVRRLTLDDDGNLRLYSLVPRTRRWSVVWQLVQELCTIRGTCDAGRICVPVGADGVSCVCPPGYSNATLAGPCAPKKKYSGRGGDDKFVRMDFVAFSGGAASTLADPGPLMTKLPPQNLADCERACRQNASCVAFGYKFGGDRTCLQYTALEDGYWSPATEMSTYLRVASSANDSNPFTGMTDMIETVCPVRLSLPVPPKRARTTIRHVATIAALFAAELLAGVASFWAFLRKYSQYREMARTLGLEYLPAGGPRRFSYAELKAATRDFSDVVGRGAYGTVFRGELPDRRAVAVKQLHGVGGGEAEFWAEVTIIARMHHLNLVRMWGFCADRDQRMLVYEYVPNGSLDRYLFVSGGGGGSGGGGADDGSSSPPSSSEHRQQPLLDLHTRYRIALGVARAIAYLHEECLEWVLHCDIKPENILLEDDFCPKVSDFGLSKLTSKRDKVTMSRIRGTRGYMAPEWVIHREPITAKADVYSFGMVLLELVSGRRNYGFRQESVGSEDWYFPKWAYEKVYVERRIEDILDPRIAASCAYDDAASVATVERMVKTAMWCLQDRAEMRPSMGKVAKMLEGSVEITEPVKPTIFCVQDD encoded by the coding sequence ATGGCGCCCCTCCCCCTCGTCCTCCTCTGCCTCGTCCTCCCCGTCGcgcctctcgccgccgcgcagccgATGCGCTCTTTCTCCGCCAGCGACGGGCCCTGGCGCCCCACCGAGAGCAACCGCACCCTCGTCTCGCCGGGAGGGGACTTCGCCGCCGGGTTCTTGCCGGCAGCCTCCGCCGGTCCGGGCACCTCCTACCGCTTCGCCGTCTGGGTCGTCGGCGCGAGCTCCGCCGACAGGACCGTCATCTGGTACGCCCACAGATCCAAGAACAACTCCGCCTACGTGGCCGACGGCGCCTCCGCGCTCGCCTTCGACGCGGCGGGCCGGCTGTCCTGGTCCGACGCCGGGAAAGGCACCGTCTGGTCGCCCGCCCCCAATTCCTCCGcgaacgcggcggcgctgctgctcaaCGACACGGGGAGCCTGGTCTACGGCGCGGCCTGGTCGAGCTTCGCCGAGCCCACCCACACGCTCATGCCGGGGCAGGCCATCCAGGGAGGCAACGGCACCACGACGCTCCGTTCCGCCAACGGCCGCTACGCGCTCGTCAACTCCGCCACGCTACAGCTCGAGGTCGGCGGTGGCCATCAGTACGCCAACGTCAGCAGCGGCAGCGCCCTGCTCAGCCTCACCGACGACGGCAAGCTCATCCTCAGCGGCGGGACCCCCCCGCAGCTCATCGCCTCCGACCAGGGCGCCACCAAGCGGGTGCGGCGGCTCAcgctcgacgacgacggcaacCTGCGCCTCTACTCCCTGGTGCCCAGGACCCGGCGGTGGAGCGTGGTGTGGCAGCTCGTGCAGGAGCTCTGCACCATCCGGGGCACCTGCGACGCCGGCAGGATCTGCGTCCCCGTCGGCGCCGACGGCGTCAGCTGCGTCTGCCCGCCGGGGTACAGCAACGCCACCCTGGCCGGCCCCTGCGCGCCCAAGAAAAAGTACAGCGGCAGGGGCGGCGACGACAAGTTCGTCCGGATGGACTTCGTCGCCTtctccggcggcgcggccagcaCGCTGGCGGACCCCGGCCCCCTGATGACCAAGCTGCCGCCGCAGAACCTCGCCGACTGCGAGAGGGCGTGCCGGCAGAACGCGAGCTGCGTGGCGTTCGGGTACAAGTTCGGCGGCGACCGGACGTGCCTCCAGTACACGGCGCTGGAGGACGGGTActggtcgccggcgacggagaTGTCGACGTACCTGCGGGTGGCGTCGTCGGCCAACGACAGCAACCCGTTCACGGGGATGACGGACATGATCGAGACGGTGTGCCCCGTGCGGCTGTCGCTGCCGGTGCCGCCGAAGCGGGCGCGGACGACGATCCGGCACGTGGCCACCATCGCGGCGCTGTTCGCGGCGGAGCTGCTGGCCGGGGTGGCGTCGTTCTGGGCGTTCCTGCGCAAGTACTCGCAGTACCGGGAGATGGCGCGCACGCTGGGGCTGGAGTACCTGCCCGCCGGCGGGCCGCGGCGGTTCTCGTACGCGGAGCTCAAGGCGGCGACGAGGGACTTCTCCGACGTGGTGGGGCGCGGCGCGTACGGGAcggtgttccgcggcgagctccccGACCGGCGCGCCGTGGCGGTGAAGCAGCTgcacggcgtgggcggcggcgaggcagagTTCTGGGCGGAGGTGACCATCATCGCCCGGATGCACCACCTCAACCTGGTGCGCATGTGGGGGTTCTGCGCCGACCGGGACCAGCGGATGCTCGTGTACGAGTACGTGCCCAACGGGTCGCTGGACAGGTACCTGTTCGTgtccggtggcggtggcggcagtggcggcggtggcgccgatgacgggtcctcgtcgccgccgtcgtcgtcggagcaCCGCCAGCAGCCATTGCTTGACCTCCACACCCGGTACCGCATCGCGCTGGGCGTGGCCCGGGCGATCGCGTACCTGCACGAGGAGTGCCTGGAGTGGGTGCTGCACTGCGACATCAAGCCGGAGAACATCCTGCTGGAGGACGACTTCTGCCCCAAGGTGTCCGACTTCGGGTTGTCCAAGCTGACGAGCAAGCGGGACAAGGTGACCATGTCGCGCATCCGGGGCACGCGCGGGTACATGGCGCCCGAGTGGGTGATCCACCGGGAGCCCATCACGGCCAAGGccgacgtgtacagcttcgggatggtgctgctggagctggtgtcCGGGCGCCGGAACTACGGGTTCCGGCAGGAGTCGGTGGGCAGCGAGGACTGGTACTTCCCCAAGTGGGCGTACGAGAAGGTGTACGTGGAGCGGCGCATCGAGGACATCCTCGACCCGCGCATCGCCGCCTCCTGCGCCTACGACGACGCCGCCAGCGTCGCCACCGTCGAGCGCATGGTCAAGACGGCCATGTGGTGCCTGCAGGACCGCGCCGAGATGCGCCCCTCCATGGGGAAGGTGGCCAAGATGCTCGAGGGGTCCGTCGAGATCACGGAGCCCGTCAAGCCAACAATCTTCTGCGTACAGGACGACTAG
- the LOC120651493 gene encoding ankyrin repeat domain-containing protein 6-like has product MGRRRGGGGGGRGGGRGRGRDEEDDLHLHKAARSGDAAATESLCESNPLAVNSRDRLSRTPLHLAAWAGHVEVVRCLCKHKADVGAAAMDDTAAIHFASQKGHIEVVRELLAAGATVKAKNRKGFTALHFAAQNSHLDLVKYLVKKGVDVTAKTKGGQTALHVADNDDVRAFLKECEQSLKKGAELPSEKKDESAQDGGGDKSSGEGIKDEDDAGQGEKRKSEGIAASSSPQVKKAKVSLGHLVSENDADEEEED; this is encoded by the exons AtggggcggcgtcgcggcggcggcggcggcggccgaggaggcGGAAGAGGGCGTGGGCGAGACGAAGAAGACGACCTCCATCTGCACAAGGCTGCGAGGTCTGGTGATGCGGCCGCGACGGAGTCTCTGTGCGAATCGAACCCTCTCGCCGTCAACTCAAGGGACCGCCTCTCCCGCACACC ACTCCACTTGGCTGCATGGGCTGGGCATGTTGAGGTTGTCAGATGCCTTTGCAAGCACAAAGCTGATGTCGGAGCTGCAGCAATGGACGACACTGCGGCAATTCATTTTGCATCCCAGAAAGGCCATATAGAAGTGGTCCGCGAGTTGCTGGCTGCTGGGGCTACCGTGAAAGCGAAGAACAGGAAAGGCTTCACGGCGCTGCATTTCGCTGCGCAGAACTCCCATCTGGATCTTGTGAAATACCTTGTGAAGAAAGGTGTCGACGTCACAGCAAAGACGAAAGGCGGGCAGACAGCTCTGCATGTCGCGGATAATGATGATGTGCGTGCATTCCTGAAAGAGTGCGAGCAGTCCTTGAAGAAGGGGGCCGAGCTACCATCGGAGAAGAAGGATGAATCTGCTCAGGATGGCGGGGGCGACAAATCTTCAGGTGAGGGTAtaaaagatgaggatgatgcagGCCAGGGTGAGAAGAGGAAAAGCGAGGGGATTGCTGCGTCGAGTTCGCCACAAGTGAAGAAGGCGAAGGTTTCCCTTGGTCACCTTGTTAGCGAAAATGACGctgatgaggaggaagaggactGA